A stretch of the Uranotaenia lowii strain MFRU-FL chromosome 3, ASM2978415v1, whole genome shotgun sequence genome encodes the following:
- the LOC129753047 gene encoding uncharacterized protein LOC129753047: MSKTAAKLADAMSRRDVIFAMVDAVEEFIAQYNGDRDHRQVPVRMETLDRLNLEFAEAQTDIERNDDQENKKSHLEERVQFEARYCEAKGFLLSTSPPADANQSSVCNATLLGSVPPSFHLRLPKIDLPKFNGDFSRWLSFRDTFSSMVHSNSDIPTVAKLQYLLQCLEGEARKPFESVDVEANNYGNAWSTLLKRYDNRKLLKRQLFKAIYDLPPVNRESPEDLHNLIDDFDRHVKAMAKLDEPVEHWDTPLLNLLSYKLDHVTLRAWEEKTSENDDVKYTQMIEFLHQRVRVLKTVMPAKLQQSEVAKSTGSKYTSKKMVANTVAAGAKSTFPSCVACKEKHLLFQCPRFESWPVHRRRELVASKRLCFNCFRSGHVAMKCVSKYTCRTCHERHHSLLHLPSSSKSSIQSIPQSIQLQAAQPQAVQPQAVQPSGLQSTAIEQPGTSAQHVSLSVQSSNSTVLLQTVALLIVDKHGNELPARALLDSASMCNFITKKLSNALDLRRKTVDIAVSGIGDSAKQIRCQLTATIRSRVSPFTTSLEFLVLKKPTACLPTVPVDFSQWGMPDVTLADPSFNIPADIDLVVGGEVYHEFYNGSKISLGDGLPVLVDTVEEKKCEELFITTTTRDSSGRFVVRLPLACDPQVTIGDSRAIAERRFHSLERRLYRDLQICEDYTKFIEEYIRLGHMTKVDDPVDDSYPHCYLPHHPVFKESSTSTKIRVVFDASCKTSSGFSINDMQLVGPVIQDDLLSIVLRFRKHPIALVADIEKMYRQVKLHPNDCVFQRILWRTDPQDPIRTYELQTVTYGFASAPFLATRALQQVAEEESDKYPVAAAIFKSDFYMDDCLTGANDIRSAIEFRRQATDLANSAGFPLKKWASNESAVLEGIPLEDLAVSPVHSLQDEQSVSTLGLVWETKTDVLRFRVQLPLPAAVLTKRKIMSYIAQIFDPLGLVGPIITVAKLFMQLLWSLKTEEGHTYEWDRPLPPQYQVDWKTFHGTLDTITTLKVPRFTSIAQATSIQLHFFSDASEKAYGSCCYMRSECAGTVRVCLLTSKSKVAPLTSHHSIARLELCGAVLSTTLYEKVSRALQVTADVYFWTDSTTVLHWLQSTPARWKTFVANRVSVIQNKTDIKSWKHVPGVSNPADALSRGISPTEISDHPLWWTGAPWLALPTKDWPQTELSSAKTVSIPEERTPVVSLAVSDQTEDFASRLFGLYSSFSKLRRTVAYCMRYLRAVKAVRRNERLEPFQYLESTDLKDTELALCRLAQKQHLSEEIASLTKSGRVSASSPLKYLRARLDPDGIIRLRGVLSNAHLPDHVKHPIVLLAKQPLASLLADYYHRTLLHAGPQLMLATIRQRFWVIGARDLAPRVYHQCHRCFRSKPKMIEQSVADLPTSRVAPRRPFAVCGVDYCGPVYIKSPVRNRGPTKAYIAIFVCFTTRAVHIELVSDLSTSAFIAALRRFAARRNTPHEIHSDNGTAFRGAHNELRRIHQMLKSDADGKKQILDWCAEAGIIWKFIPPRSPHFGGLWEAAVKSAKHHLLREIGQTNITYEDMTTLLTEVEMCLNSRPLIPIPTEPDDIEALTPGHFLVGGSLRAPPDEDVAEVPDNHLTHWKLTQKRFQRIWRRWYPEYLQQLQSRATKHQKPATVIQEGSMVVIHDDLLPPAQWPLGIVKKLHPGKDGVVRVVTLRTGKREDVRRCVNKLALLPMPDPPAEQ; the protein is encoded by the exons ATGTCGAAGACAGCAGCGAAGTTGGCCGATGCCATGAGCCGCAGAGATGTGATTTTTGCGATGGTTGATGCAGTGGAAGAATTTATTGCGCAGTATAACGGAGATCGTGATCATCGACAAGTTCCAGTTCGGATGGAAACCTTAGACAGACTGAATCTGGAGTTTGCCGAAGCCCAAACTGACATCGAACGGAACGACGATCAGGAGAATAAGAAATCCCATTTAGAAGAACGTGTGCAGTTCGAGGCCCGTTATTGTGAAGCGAAAGGTTTTTTGCTCTCTACCAGTCCCCCAGCAGACGCAAATCAATCTTCGGTGTGCAATGCAACCTTGCTCGGTTCTGTTCCCCCTTCGTTCCATCTCCGCTTGCCAAAAATTGATCTCCCAAAGTTTAATGGTGACTTTTCTCGTTGGCTGTCGTTTCGGGACACATTTTCTTCAATGGTTCATTCAAACTCGGACATCCCAACCGTAGCCAAACTGCAATATTTGCTGCAATGTTTAGAAGGAGAAGCACGTAAACCTTTTGAGTCAGTTGATGTTGAGGCCAACAATTATGGAAATGCCTGGAGTACACTTCTTAAGCGGTACGATAACCGAAAGTTATTGAAGCGACAGCTATTTAAGGCCATTTACGATCTCCCACCAGTAAATAGAGAATCACCAGAAGATTTGCACAATCTGATTGATGATTTTGATCGACATGTAAAGGCGATGGCGAAACTAGATGAACCCGTTGAACATTGGGATACCCCACTTCTGAATCTTCTCTCCTACAAACTAGATCATGTGACATTGCGTGCTTGGGAAGAGAAGACCAGCGAAAATGATGACGTTAAATACACCCAAATGATAGAGTTCCTTCATCAGCGAGTTCGTGTACTGAAAACAGTTATGCCAGCTAAACTCCAGCAATCGGAAGTGGCCAAATCGACTGGTTCAAAGTACACTTCCAAGAAGATGGTAGCAAACACAGTAGCAGCAGGGGCAAAGTCCACCTTTCCTTCTTGCGTCGCCTGTAAAGAAAAACATCTGTTATTCCAATGCCCAAGGTTTGAGAGTTGGCCCGTTCATCGTCGCCGTGAATTAGTAGCATCTAAGCGCTTATGCTTCAACTGCTTCCGATCAGGTCATGTTGCCATGAAGTGTGTATCCAAGTACACTTGTCGAACATGCCACGAAAGGCATCATTCTTTACTACACCTTCCCTCGTCATCGAAGTCTAGCATACAATCCATCCCACAGTCCATACAACTCCAAGCCGCACAACCTCAAGCCGTACAACCACAAGCCGTACAACCATCAGGCCTACAATCGACAGCGATAGAACAACCTGGCACTTCAGCACAACATGTTAGCCTATCCGTCCAATCGTCAAACAGCACAGTATTACTACAAACAGTGGCGCTGTTAATTGTTGATAAGCACGGAAACGAGTTACCGGCCCGTGCGCTATTAGATTCCGCCAGCATGTGtaatttcataacgaaaaaattatcgaatgCACTTGATCTTCGTCGAAAAACAGTTGACATCGCGGTTTCAGGAATCGGAGATTCTGCGAAGCAGATAAGATGTCAGTTAACTGCAACGATACGTTCACGAGTTTCTCCATTCACAACCAGTTTAGAGTTCCTAGTTCTCAAGAAACCGACAGCATGTTTGCCAACAGTACCCGTTGATTTCTCACAATGGGGAATGCCTGATGTTACGTTAGCCGATCCATCATTTAACATCCCAGCCGACATCGATCTTGTTGTTGGAGGCGAAGTGTACCACGAATTTTACAATGGCAGCAAGATTTCTCTTGGCGATGGATTACCAGTTCTCGTCGACACTGT TGAGGAGAAGAAGTGCGAAGAATTGTTTATCACTACCACCACTCGCGATTCGTCCGGTCGTTTCGTCGTTCGACTGCCACTCGCGTGTGACCCTCAAGTAACTATCGGCGACTCCCGTGCTATCGCTGAACGTCGCTTTCACAGTCTTGAACGAAGACTGTACCGTGACCTGCAAATCTGTGAAGACTACACAAAATTCATCGAAGAATACATTCGACTGGGCCATATGACCAAAGTCGACGATCCTGTTGATGATTCTTACCCGCATTGCTACCTTCCGCATCACCCTGTATTCAAAGAATCGAGCACCAGCACAAAGATCCGTGTAGTCTTCGACGCATCCTGCAAGACGTCGTCtggtttttcaataaacgatATGCAGTTAGTTGGTCCAGTAATTCAAGACGATTTGCTGTCGATCGTCTTACGTTTCCGCAAGCACCCAATAGCCCTTGTAGCAGACATCGAGAAGATGTATCGCCAGGTGAAATTACATCCGAATGATTGCGTCTTCCAACGAATCCTTTGGCGAACCGATCCCCAAGATCCCATTCGCACATACGAACTCCAAACAGTTACGTACGGTTTTGCCTCAGCACCATTTCTGGCCACCCGCGCACTCCAACAGGTGGCCGAAGAAGAAAGCGACAAGTATCCCGTGGCGGCAGCAATATTTAAAAGCGACTTCTACATGGATGACTGCCTTACAGGTGCAAATGATATTCGTTCAGCTATTGAGTTCCGCCGACAAGCAACAGATTTAGCCAACTCTGCCggttttccattaaaaaaatgggCTTCCAACGAATCAGCCGTCTTAGAAGGAATTCCACTAGAAGATCTAGCAGTTTCGCCTGTTCATAGCCTTCAAGATGAGCAATCTGTTTCAACTCTTGGTCTTGTGTGGGAGACCAAAACCGATGTGCTTCGCTTCCGTGTACAGTTGCCGTTACCTGCAGCTGTGCTGACTAAAAGGAAAATAATGTCctatattgcccagatttttgatCCCCTCGGGTTGGTGGGTCCTATAATCACAGTTGCTAAACTGTTCATGCAGTTGTTATGGTCGCTTAAAACCGAAGAAGGCCACACATACGAATGGGATCGTCCACTGCCGCCGCAGTACCAGGTTGACTGGAAAACCTTCCACGGGACGCTAGACACCATCACCACCCTCAAGGTTCCACGATTCACATCAATCGCCCAGGCAACGTCGATCCAGCTGCATTTTTTCTCAGATGCCTCTGAGAAGGCGTACGGCAGCTGCTGCTACATGCGTTCCGAATGTGCCGGAACAGTACGAGTTTGTCTTTTAACATCGAAGTCGAAGGTAGCACCCCTAACCAGTCACCACTCTATCGCCCGCCTAGAACTGTGTGGAGCAGTTTTGTCGACTACGTTGTATGAGAAGGTTTCACGTGCTCTCCAGGTTACCGCTGACGTTTATTTTTGGACAGATTCCACCACCGTTCTCCATTGGTTACAGTCCACCCCGGCACGTTGGAAGACCTTTGTTGCGAACAGAGTATCCGTGATTCAGAACAAAACCGATATCAAATCTTGGAAACACGTCCCCGGTGTATCAAACCCCGCCGATGCCTTATCACGTGGAATCAGTCCAACCGAAATCTCTGACCATCCACTCTGGTGGACTGGAGCTCCATGGCTTGCTTTGCCAACGAAGGATTGGCCTCAAACAGAACTATCAAGTGCTAAAACAGTTTCCATCCCCGAAGAAAGAACACCTGTAGTGTCTTTAGCTGTATCCGATCAAACAGAAGATTTCGCCTCTAGATTATTCGGCTTATACTCCAGTTTCAGCAAATTACGCCGCACTGTCGCCTACTGTATGAGATATTTACGTGCCGTTAAGGCTGTTAGGCGAAACGAGAGACTCGAACCATTTCAGTATCTGGAATCAACCGATTTGAAGGACACAGAACTAGCTTTGTGTCGTCTAGCTCAGAAACAGCACCTGTCCGAAGAAATAGCCAGCCTAACTAAGAGCGGCCGTGTTTCTGCATCATCGCCATTGAAATATCTACGCGCTAGACTCGACCCTGACGGAATAATCCGACTTCGTGGTGTTCTGAGCAATGCACACCTTCCTGATCATGTCAAACATCCAATAGTTCTGCTTGCTAAGCAGCCCTTGGCGAGCCTGTTAGCCGATTACTATCACCGAACTCTGCTCCACGCCGGCCCGCAGCTCATGTTAGCAACAATTCGCCAAAGGTTCTGGGTCATAGGTGCTCGTGATCTAGCCCCTCGTGTTTATCATCAGTGCCATAGGTGTTTCCGCAGTAAACCCAAGATGATTGAGCAGAGCGTTGCAGATCTTCCGACTTCCCGAGTTGCTCCACGACGACCATTTGCAGTTTGTGGTGTTGATTACTGCGGCCCAGTGTATATCAAATCCCCGGTGCGGAACCGAGGTCCAACGAAGGCCTACAtagcaatttttgtttgtttcactACCCGAGCTGTGCATATAGAGCTGGTTTCAGACCTGTCAACATCAGCTTTCATCGCAGCCTTACGACGTTTTGCCGCTCGAAGGAACACACCACACGAAATCCATAGCGATAATGGAACAGCTTTCCGAGGTGCCCACAACGAACTGAGACGTATTCACCAGATGTTGAAGTCCGACGCTGATGGTAAAAAACAGATTCTCGACTGGTGTGCCGAAGCAGGTATAATTTGGAAATTTATCCCACCTCGTTCCCCCCACTTTGGAGGATTGTGGGAAGCAGCGGTTAAGTCGGCAAAACATCACTTGCTCCGGGAGATTGGGCAAACCAACATCACGTACGAAGACATGACAACATTATTAACAgaagttgaaatgtgtttaaACTCAAGACCACTCATCCCAATTCCAACTGAGCCCGACGACATAGAAGCTCTTACGCCTGGACACTTCCTAGTTGGAGGAAGCCTGCGAGCACCACCCGATGAAGATGTTGCTGAAGTTCCCGATAACCATTTGACACACTGgaagctaacccaaaaaagGTTCCAGCGTATATGGAGGAGATGGTACCCAGAATACCTTCAGCAACTACAATCCCGAGCAACAAAGCACCAGAAGCCAGCAACTGTCATCCAAGAAGGAAGTATGGTCGTAATCCACGATGACTTGTTGCCACCCGCTCAATGGCCGCTTGGTATCGTCAAGAAACTGCACCCCGGTAAGGACGGCGTTGTTCGTGTGGTAACGCTACGAACCGGGAAACGAGAAGATGTAAGGAGGTGTGTCAACAAGCTGGCCCTGCTTCCAATGCCAGATCCGCCAGCTGAACAATGA